A stretch of the Clostridiales bacterium genome encodes the following:
- a CDS encoding sugar ABC transporter permease has protein sequence MNGQETRIRTHAKLRGTIQSWLIMLPGLLLMTFFVWEPLFESIRMSLYKTRNVELVRFIGLDNFISVTGKDDFLQALQNTFSYTFWSLLIGFVLPILLAMLIGETTRGKGFFRTAVYLPNMLPGLAVIILWSAFFSGEKSGVMNILLSRLGVPQQSYLTKAELVIPIIIVIATWKGAGATALIYMAGMSSISPELYEAAAIDGASVWKRIFHIMLPAVRKLAGTLLILQIISVFQIMYEPMVLTKGGPDNASLSLMQLMWQYAFGGSMNYGKASAVAVIVTLILLVMTAIYSYFNRKESDWD, from the coding sequence ATGAACGGACAAGAGACCCGGATCCGGACCCACGCGAAGCTGCGGGGCACCATCCAGTCCTGGCTGATTATGCTGCCCGGACTGCTGCTGATGACCTTCTTCGTATGGGAGCCGCTGTTTGAGAGCATCCGGATGAGCCTGTACAAGACCCGGAACGTGGAGCTGGTCCGGTTCATCGGGCTGGACAACTTCATCAGCGTGACCGGGAAGGACGATTTCCTGCAGGCGCTGCAGAACACCTTCTCCTATACGTTCTGGTCCCTGCTGATCGGCTTTGTGCTGCCGATCCTGCTGGCGATGCTGATCGGGGAGACCACACGGGGAAAGGGCTTTTTCCGCACCGCGGTGTACCTGCCCAACATGCTGCCGGGCCTGGCGGTGATTATCCTGTGGTCCGCGTTTTTCAGCGGCGAAAAGTCCGGCGTGATGAACATCCTGCTGAGCCGGCTCGGCGTGCCGCAGCAGTCCTACCTGACGAAGGCAGAGCTGGTGATCCCGATCATCATCGTGATTGCCACCTGGAAGGGTGCAGGCGCCACCGCGCTGATCTATATGGCGGGCATGTCGAGCATCAGCCCGGAGCTGTACGAGGCGGCGGCGATTGACGGCGCGTCCGTATGGAAGCGGATCTTCCATATCATGCTTCCGGCAGTCCGGAAGCTGGCGGGCACGCTGCTGATCCTGCAGATCATTTCCGTGTTCCAGATTATGTACGAGCCGATGGTGCTGACCAAGGGCGGGCCGGATAACGCGTCCCTGTCCCTGATGCAGCTGATGTGGCAGTATGCCTTCGGCGGATCCATGAACTACGGCAAGGCCTCCGCGGTGGCGGTGATCGTGACGCTGATCCTGCTGGTGATGACCGCAATTTACTCATACTTCAACCGCAAGGAATCCGACTGGGACTGA
- a CDS encoding extracellular solute-binding protein, which produces MNRIFRMVSLLLVLCVLCGMTMAAGAEEVIDADLTCTITLGNWPADTAPEAEKALFEGYKATMAKQYPNVTLVPDYYSYTLSNYVPMAKGGTAPSIFQPPFTDPQLLISQHLVGDVTDALEQFGVLEQFSPSYVEMLADENGRIYGLPRDGYVLGMHINIALFREAGLIDDEGLPIYPKTLQELAEYGQIIREKTGKAGLVFPASETYGGWLFTNIAWNFGCVGDSALEYQDEDGRWICNFTSPECIAAMEYMRDLKWKYDILNADATTTDWAGAHSLLGTGEAAMNFAADDSVDQPTANKGLPVEDFALIPFPAGDAGRYALAGGTCYMFAPNITNDQAVALMAYLKILGKLPFLDDAIIEGMRADYAAKRDRGAPVIPAISAWTDEAYNNAKQAIVDEFSNVDMRLYADFFDSLSEGTITLKSEEPVFAQQLYRELTAVVQRMITREGADVEKALRKAEESFQEYLDDEINDY; this is translated from the coding sequence ATGAACCGGATATTCAGGATGGTATCGCTGCTGCTGGTTTTGTGCGTTCTCTGCGGAATGACGATGGCCGCCGGGGCGGAAGAAGTGATCGACGCGGACCTCACCTGCACGATCACCCTGGGCAACTGGCCCGCGGACACCGCGCCGGAAGCGGAGAAGGCCCTGTTTGAAGGCTACAAGGCTACGATGGCAAAACAGTATCCAAACGTGACGCTGGTGCCGGACTACTACTCCTACACGCTGAGCAACTACGTTCCCATGGCGAAGGGCGGCACGGCCCCGAGCATCTTCCAGCCCCCGTTCACCGATCCGCAGCTGCTGATCAGCCAGCACCTGGTGGGCGACGTGACGGACGCGCTGGAGCAGTTCGGCGTGCTGGAGCAGTTCAGCCCCTCCTATGTGGAGATGCTGGCGGATGAGAACGGCCGCATCTACGGCCTGCCCCGCGACGGCTACGTGCTGGGCATGCACATCAACATCGCGCTGTTCCGCGAAGCCGGGCTGATCGATGACGAAGGCCTGCCGATCTATCCGAAGACGCTGCAGGAGCTGGCGGAATACGGCCAGATCATCCGCGAAAAGACCGGGAAAGCCGGCCTGGTGTTCCCGGCCAGCGAAACCTACGGCGGATGGCTGTTCACCAACATCGCGTGGAACTTCGGCTGCGTCGGCGACAGCGCCCTGGAATACCAGGACGAGGACGGCCGCTGGATTTGCAACTTCACCTCGCCGGAGTGTATCGCCGCGATGGAATACATGCGGGACCTGAAGTGGAAGTATGACATCCTCAACGCGGACGCCACCACCACAGACTGGGCGGGCGCCCACTCCCTGCTGGGCACGGGCGAGGCGGCCATGAACTTCGCGGCGGACGACTCCGTGGACCAGCCGACGGCCAACAAGGGCCTGCCGGTGGAAGACTTCGCGCTGATCCCGTTCCCGGCGGGGGACGCGGGCCGCTACGCGCTGGCCGGCGGTACCTGCTACATGTTCGCCCCGAACATCACCAACGACCAGGCGGTCGCCCTGATGGCCTACCTGAAGATCCTGGGCAAGCTGCCCTTCCTGGATGACGCGATCATCGAGGGCATGCGCGCGGACTACGCGGCCAAGCGGGACCGCGGCGCCCCGGTTATCCCCGCGATCAGCGCGTGGACGGACGAAGCGTACAACAATGCCAAACAGGCCATCGTGGACGAGTTCAGCAATGTGGATATGCGCCTGTACGCGGACTTCTTCGACTCCCTGAGCGAAGGCACGATTACCCTCAAGTCCGAGGAGCCGGTGTTCGCCCAGCAGCTTTACCGGGAACTGACTGCCGTGGTACAGCGGATGATCACCCGGGAAGGCGCGGATGTGGAAAAGGCGCTGCGGAAGGCGGAAGAATCCTTCCAGGAATACCTGGACGATGAAATCAACGATTATTGA